One Candidatus Nitrososphaera evergladensis SR1 genomic window, ACAACTGGGTAAATGCCGGCATGAGAGGATGCGTCGTTTTGCCGACGGGTTCCGGCAAAACCCTTGTGGGCGTCAAGGCGATAGAAAAGGCAAATGCCGCGTCTCTGGTGGTTGTCCCGACGCTGGACCTGATGGACCAGTGGACCGCCGTCCTTTCAAAGTATTTTTTTGCTTCTTCTTCAAGTGCAACAACGACGATAAACAGGATAGGAAACCTGGGTGGCGGATCAGAAGACATCCAGCCAATCACTGTGTCAACGTACGATTCGGCGTACCTGCGCGCGGCGTTTCTTGGCAACAAATTCAGGCTCGTCGTGTTTGACGAAGTGCACCACCTGGCGGCGCCCGGCTACAGGACTATAGCTGAGCAGATGGTTGCTCCTTTCAGGCTTGGGCTGACCGCGACGATTGAGCGCGAGGACTCGCTTCACGTGGATCTGCCGAGGCTTGTTGGCGGCGTCGTATATCAGGTTACGCCCGACGTGCTTGCAAGGCAAAAGCACCTTGCCCAGTACGAGGTTGAAAGAAGGAGGGTCGAGCTGTTGCCGGAAGAGCTTGTCCAGTACAAAGCAAGCATGCAAAAGTACCACGAGTGCCTGAACAGGCTGCTGGGAGGAGGAGGCATGACAACAGATGCAGCGGCGGCTCGCTATACAATTTCGCTTGAAAAGCTGATAATGATGTCTGGGAGAAACCCGCTGGCTCGGGAAGCCCTGCTGGCAAGAAACAAGGCGATAAATATCGCGCTAAACAGCAAGGCCAAGCTTGAAGAGCTTAAAGAGATCCTTGCAGAGAACAGGGGCGCCAAGACGATTATTTTCACGCAGTACAACAACATGGTTTACGAGATATCCGACAGGTTTCTCGTACCGTTCATCACCCACAAGACGGGCAAGGACGAGAGGCAGGACGTATTGAAGGGGTTCAAGGACGGCCGCTACATGGCCATCGTCACGTCCAAAGTCCTGGACGAGGGCGTGGACGTGCCGGACGCAGAGCTTGGCGTAATCGTCAGCGGGACCGGAAGCGCAAGGGAGTTCATACAGAGGCTTGGAAGGCTGCTTAGGCCAAAGCCAAGAGCGGCGACAGCAGAAGCAAAGGATGACGGCGGTAGCAAGGAAGAAAGCAAGAAAGCCAGGCTGATCGAGATAGTGTCCTCTGAAACCAGAGAAGAGACGATCACAAGCGCCAAGAGAAAGAGAGCCCTCAAGCGAGTCCAGGAGAACCATAATGATCATGACAACACAGAGGTGTACGGCAACAGCGTATGCTAGCTGCGCCTCTGCTCAGGGTCAGGACGACGAGGAACGGATCCATTGTTCCATTGTTTTGCACCCGGGATGAAGAGACAGGTCTGGCCAAAAGGCTGATCCAAGAGTTTGAAGCGGCATGGAAAAAAAGGGAAAGAAAGGCCGAGCTTGACGACAGGATAGCCGAAGTAGAATCTGAATACAACAGAGATTTCAAGCTCGTACGGGGGCTGTGCGCGCTTCTTGAAAGAAGATGCACTTTTGAAAGCGCGACCGTATCGACAGCAACGACAATTAGTGCCGCCACTACTAATGTCACCCTTGTCGAGCCGGCTGCAGTCAGAAAAGCATTGTTTGAAGAATCGTCAAGGCGCGGGTTTGCGCTAACAGACATGGAAAGAAAAGAGATCATCGATATAGTTGCATCAAGGTTGCACCTCTCTGCAGATGCCATTGCAAGCATCATGTGGAGTGACCTGGATGACAACCTGATTCTTGAGAAATTCGATGCGATTGACGCAAAATCGCTGGTAGGATGGTACAACCTAGCGCTGGTCCAGACCTTGCTTTTCAATTGCACAAAGCTAGAGTTTTCTGTTTCCGGCGGGCTGAACTGGAAGCGCATTTTGAGGAGGGTGAAAAGGCTCGGCCTGATGTATTATTTGCAGCAAGAAGATCATGACAAGAGCAGAAAAAGAATTGTCTGCTCGATCGAAGGACCCCTGAGCCTTTTCAGGCTGACCGACAGGTATGGAACAGCCCTTGCAAGGTTGCTTCCATCAATCGTCGTTCTGTCCAAAGGAAGCGAATGGCGCATCAACGCCTGGATCATGCGAAGGACGATGGAAGGAAAAAGGACGCTGTACGAGTTCAACCTGTCAGATTCCGAGGCTCCGTCGCTGCTGACGGATCCGTTCTATTATTATTACAACAATAATAATGAAGGCAGCAAGAGGGGAGAAGAACTGCAGCTTTCCCCGGACTATTTTGACAGTGCTGTTGAAGAAAAATTTGCGCGCAGGTTTGAAGCTGCCGCAGCGGCAGGCTGGAAGCTGGTAAGGGAGCCCGATCCCCTGATTGTATCTGACGGCAGGGCCCTTATCCCCGATTTCATGTTTGAAAAGTATGGCAAAAGAGTGTACCTTGAAATTGTCGGGTTCTGGACACCAGAATACCTGGAAAGAAAGCTAAAGAAACTTGCAGACATTATCATTGGCAACTATAACGCAGGGCAAGCAACAGACCTGTTTATCGCGCTGAACAAGGACCTGGCGTGCTCTAATGCAGTGTTGTCGTCGCTTTCCTTCCACCTGATCCCAAAAGAGAGGCTGATACTTTATGGAAGCGATGCAGTGCCCATAAAGCCCGTGCTGGATTATTTAAAGTCCATTGACAAAGAAACTGCAGAGCAGAGCATCAGCAACCCCAACCTGAAGGCAGAGCTTGACCGCGCCAAGGACGTTATCTCGATTGACGAGATTGTTATCGAGAATAAAGAAAGCAATTGTCCTTCTCCCTTGCCTCCAGAAGTTGTAATGAAGATTGCATTACGAGATCATGGCGACAGGTACATGGAAGTGGCAGGAACGCACCTGATATCAAAGGAAAAGGCGGGCAGGCTAGAGTCTCTTCTAGCATGCATCATCAAGTTTACAGACGCGTGCGCAGTCCTTGCCCAGAACGAGATTCCAGAATTGTGCCAGGCAGAACTTGTGTCAAAGCTTGGCTATGACGTAGTGTGGCAGAGCATGGATCCAGGTTCGGCAGTCATTGTAAAAAAGAGGAACGAGAAAAAAGAGAGCGATGCTGCCTGACCACCCACTATTCTTTTTAGAAGTGACCAAAACGTTTTAATTGCTTCCCCAAAGTGTTTGCCTTACGTGCGCCCGGGTAGTATAGAGAAGCCCGGCTATTAGCAGCTGGCCTCGTACAGTCCGGTCCAGTATGGGGGACTGTCACTCCTCCGACCCGGGTTCGAATCCCGGCCCGGGCGCTTCACTCCTATGTTGACGCCCGGTTTAAAAAAGCCAAGAGAAGCATACGAAAGTCAGACATTTTTAGAAAAAGCTGACGAAACTCGGACATCTGGCCGTTTTAAGGCCACGCGCAGGTCCGGTGGCGTGATAGACAGTGACGCCATCTACAACTACACTGGCAAGTTAAAGGCTATACAGCGGCAGTTCAAGGGAAAGGAGGCGAAGTTGGTCTCCGATTTCCTGAACGCACTCTCCGACCATGGGTTGAGCAAGGGCAGGATAACGTACTATGCCTGCAGGCTCCCCAAGATAATGAAGTGGTTCAGAAAGCGTCGCATAGCCCTAAAGGATGCAACGAAGGAAGATTGCAAGCAGTGCCTGAGAGATGTGAACAGCTCTGGCGACTATGGAGGAGAGACCAAGTCCGCGTACGCAAAGACCCTGAAGCGGCTGATACACTTTGCCAAGACGTCTGAGATAGGCGAGAAGAAGGAGGGCCAAGACTATGTGCAGGAAGTTGCTTGGATAAGACCTACTGCCTACCTGAAGCAGGGAGAAAAGCAAGAGATCAAGCCCTCAGACATTCTGACCTATCAGGAACTTGAGATGCTGGTCGAAGCGGTGAACAAGATCAGCCGGTATCCTGTAAGAGACAGCGCCATGGTCATCTGCATGTACGAAGGAGCGTTTAGGTCCGGCGAACTGCTCAGGATGGCAATTGGAGGGGTTCTTTTCAAGGACAAGGTGGCGGTGATATCGACAACTGGAAAGACAGGAAGCAAGACGGTGCCTCTGCTTCTCTCCTACAAACCTCTGCTAGAATGGCTACAGCAACACCCGGAGAAGGATAACCCTGATGCGGCCGTCTGGATGGGAATGACAAGGAGAAAAGTATTGCATTACCAGTACCTCCGGAACCTGGTCAAAGATGCAGCCAGACAAGCTGGAATCAAGAAGAAGGTTTGGAACTACCTCCTTCGGCACACGAGGCTGACAGACGTGGCAAGGAAGCACCCTGACCAGATACTGAAAAAGTACGAGAACTGGAAGGGTAACACTAGGATGGTGGAAGTGTACATCCACCTTTCAGAATCAGACCTTGAGGACGCGGTGTTAAGAGAGCACGGACTGCAGCAAGAAGAGAAGGAAGAAAAGTTAACACTGAAAAAGTGCCCAAGGTGTGGAGAGGGAAACACCATAGGTGTAAAAAGATGCGTTAAATGCGGTTTTATTATCGATGAGCAGCTGGCGATGAAAACAGTGCAGGAAGAACAGGATGTGTTTGGCAGCTTGAGCAAGCGGATAGAGCGGCAGGAAGAGGTTCAAGATAAGATACTCGAAGTGCTCGGTTCCATTGCAAGAGATGTCGAAGGGATGAAGGCGGCAGAGGAGGACGATATAACCACTAGCACTTAGCAGAGCCTTACTCTTCCTCTAGCTCTTTATTTTTCTGAGCTTTTCCAAGTCCTTCTTTATCGCATTATGTTCCTTGACATAATCCTCTATGGCGCTCTTGAGGGCAAGAAGTTTGCTCTTTGATACGAGTGCATATTCCTTGTCCTCGTGACTGTTGCTTTCTTCCATATACGCACTCAATGTCAGGGATGCTTTTAAGGACCTAGTGGATGTGTTGAGTGGTGCATAATGCTCCGAAGATCTCCTGCAAGAAGAAGATCTATACTGCGAATTTTGGCGAATCCAAAGGAGCTTACTCTTACATAAGATCCGGACTCTATCAATTATTTTTTATTTTATTCGAGTCCTACCGAAGACGATGATCAAGCTCGCCATTCCAGCTGTCAAGGCCAACATAGCAAACGGGAATTCAGGAACGACGTTAGTCCCACTGATAGTTATTTCATGAGCGCCGGCATTCGGAGCTAGCAGCCTGATGGTTCCATTATCACCGTCATCTACTACTATAGCGTCTGTTAATTCCTGACCGTCGAGAGTTACTACATATGGTCCGTCTAGCAGCTTATCAACGGAAACGCTAGTCATGCTACCAGTTTCATTTCCAACTCCCTCCATCCTAAAGGATAGCCTCTTCTCTTCCTCGTTAAAGTTCACGTTGGAGATCTTTGCGTTGCTCGATAGATTCAAATCAACTATAGTCCCATTCGCCTGAACTTGATGCAGATTATCAACAAGGTGGTACAGCATAGCAAGGTCCCGTTATCCTAAAGGTCTAGAAGGACCGGGGAAGCCGACGCGATAAGGCAGCTTGTAGCAGAGGGCAGGCGGATGAGAGCTAGCGAAGTGCTAAGGTACGTAACTACATACGGCAGAACTTCAAATTGCAAGAGTACTCCTGCTGAACTTTTCGATGCCGATACGAAATACAACGTTGACAGGTATATTGAACTGCGCAAAGATACGTAACTCTGTTGTTACACCATTCGGATATTCAATTGAGGTCGCTGAAAGTCGGATGCTCCAAACAAAACTTTTGGAAAAAAAACAAAGATGAGACCATATCAAGCCTACACGGTTTGGAGAAACGATGTAACTTGCGCGACTAATTTATCCACGGGCGTACTTCCATCTACTTTCAGATCCGCCAACTCAACAAGTTGAAAACCTACTTGACTTTCCGTGGAGTGCGAGTCGACTGCAGTCAATCCAACTCTTCCAACACCGTCACGTCTTTCGATCCTCTCCAGACGCTCAGCTTCTGGTAAAGTAATAAAAATAAGAGCTACCCTTGCAGGATAGACAATATCCTTAATCGCATTCAACGCCTCAAGATGCCGAACACCGTCAACAATTAATGGTTCTGATGGATCCCAATTTCCGAAATCTAAGACTGCTTTACAAAATGGTTTCCACCCGAGCTCAACTATCAGAGCCTCTCCAAGTTGTTGTAATGTTTCTCTCGAGTGATCAAGGTTGCGATCGGATGCCACACTTCTGACATAGTCACCAAAGCTTATTCGACGCCATTTCATTTTCTCAGAGATCTCTTTCGATAGTGTCGATTTTCCGCTTCCTATCCTCCCGGCGAAAGCTAAAATCAAGGGCTTCAAATGTCAAGCACCAAAGGATTATTTTTTTGCCTATTGTATAGGATTACCCAGCCTCTGCGATCTTTCTTTTCAATAAAAAGAGGTCCGAGAGTTGCTACCTTATCTATCCTCATTAGCGTGGCGAAAGAGGCATGTTTCCTGTCCGACCAAAAACTCGGATCCTGCACACATAAATAGTTAGTAAATTCCCTCTTGATATCAAGCCATGAACGAGGATCTAAACGATAGTACCAAACTTCGGTAACCTCACAAATGCCCATAATAGGGCCACCAGAACGCTTTAATAATATCACGTCACCATTCGCCACCTTCTGGTACGGAGCGACGCGATGTGAGGAAAATCTAGACTCAACAGTCTTCTTTCCTTCAAGGATGAATTGAAGGTAGGGTTCAACAAGGACGGCTAGATGAAGTGAGAAAGGGAGATCGGATCGCTTTTTCAGTAGTGGCGTCAAGTACTGCCCCCAATAGTTATCTTCACTTACTGACGTGGAGAGAAATCTAACTAATTCTGTGTGAATATCGGCAGACCAAGAAGGACTAATCAAAACGTTCAAACTCCATTCTCTCATTCGATTCCTTATCAACTATATCAATAATTTGAGCAACTGTCAGGAGAATCTTTTTTCTTTGGTCTGATTTCAGACGGCGATTTATTCTTGACTCGACTTCACATACTGGTGAATGACCACAAGCAAGCGCTTCAAGAATAGTTATCAATATGTTGCGACCCTTACATGCAAAAATCCTATTACCAGAAGTCCAGACATCTGCCAAATCTCTTCTTGAATCCCTACGGCTAACAGAGTCCAGGATATCGGATGGAACAATTGAAATTAGACTAGGATCTAGATAGCTGTTTGATTTGTCATTTCTAATCAATATTCTAACTCCCTTTACGTTAATTTCTCTCCAGGGTTCCTTAGCGGAAGAGCGGGGTCTTGAGACATCGCGCATCTTTGTTTTTGAAAATATTGCTAGATCTCCTTTTCTCCAGTCAGATGGTATAGCATTGATACCTTGTATCCGAAGAGCGTTTCTTTCAAAGAATGGGCTCTGATATTTCAATTCGCCAGATAGAAAATCAAGCAAAGTTAGTCCAAGTTTTCTTGCCCATTGGAAAACCGACTTGATCTCTTGATGTATTCCCGGTCTTGCTCCCACAGGAGGCAATACGATAAGTACATGTCCGTCAATTTCACAAATCTGAGTAGCTGCCCAAAGAAAGGACTTGATTTCCTCCAAGTACCAAGGTGGATCCGCAAATACAAGTTTGGCGGAAACTTTTGGTAGTTTTTCCCGAATTAAGTCGCAACGATAGAACGATTTGCCGGTCTTAGAAGAAGCAATTGTTGGATTTCTATCCACTAAAATGAACTTCCTATCAGGTAGCTGACTAGATTCATGAAACAAACTAGGCGCACCTAGTAAGCATATCATATCTCCTTTCTTACTGTAGATTTTGCAATGATGCATAGCACATTTAATCCCACGCTCAGAAAATCTCCAGTCGAAATCGAGTGGATGTGGGATAGGGAGGATTTGTCCCCTCTGGGATTTCCGTGCTTTTCCGCCAACATATGCAAGTACTTCAGTAGCAAGAGTGCTCTTGACTTTATTGTTCTGGACTAGTCGTTGGATTGATTCTAAGACCGTGACAGGATAAATTCCAGGGAGTATTGCGAGAAGAGAATCGAACCGTCTAATCCCTGAAGAAGTTGCTTCTAAGACCCATTCGTCAATCAGCTTAACGAATGCTGAAGATTCTCGGATCAATCGATATTCAACCTAGCCCAAGATTACTTGAGTTATGGGTCGTGCAAGTTCATTGTCAGAATATCTACGTCTAAGTTCATTATTCCATTCTTGGATAGCCACCTCTTGATTTGTTAATGCACGACTAATAGCGTCATTATTGGATGTTGTTATTCTGGATTTTACAGGGCTGAAAATTGCAATTTCAAGTGGAATCGTTCTTAGTGGCAAGTTAGTGTGGACTTGTTGGAGCTTGTCTACAAAATTCCGGACTTTTAGTGAAATGCGATCCGTATCTGCGGGAGATGTTAGTGTCACATATGCATATGTGTCAATACCCAACTCAATGAACTTGCGAATAAGTTCGAATTGAAAATCAAAGAGATCAGGATCTGCCAGAGTGTTAAATGAAAATGACTCCCTATCAAATCCCTTGAAGCAACATACCCTGCCGTAATTCTTGTATCCACGCACCAGTTCTAATTGCTCGCCGCTAAGATACCTCCAAAAGTAATCATTACTAAGGTTATCGTCAGACCATAAGTAGACGGAATCTTGCAGTCCTCTTGCAATGAGCTCTTCCATCATCCAAGGTGTCCATTCTGGAATAAGGTCTGGCTGTCCTCCACTTAGATCTATAACGCTCGGCCTATCATTTTCATTTAAGTATAAATTCACAAGGTCAGATGCTGAGACCCATCTTGACCGTTCAACATCCGCTGAGAGTAAGTTGAACGGCACGAAACAATACCAACATCTCCAATTACACGCCCCATTCTGAAATACTTGTGCACGCATCACGTCCTGCATGGGAAGATTTAGAGCCTTGCAGGCGGGTGCAATTGGAAGAGGATTGCTTGGCCATCCTGTAGAAGTCTCAATTTTGAAATGACGGATCCTACCTAAACCACCGCAGTTTGGGGCCTCACTTAGATCCACTTCTTGTTCTGAACCCAATAAATTGCTTACAAGCAACCGCTTGTTAGAAAGATCCACCGATTTGGATCGAAGATATTTGGACCATTCCTCAGTATTGATTGTCTTGGTCACTTTTTGTCCTTCTCTTTTGCATTGATGTCATCACTGGCTTCAACAGCTAGAGCGGGCAGTTTCTTTTCGACATAATACATCATTAAGCCAACAAGATACTGTATTTCCTCGTCAGAAAGAGGATGATTCCTATTAATCCCATGCCAAGCCTCAATACATTTTCTACAACAAGTAGCAGTTGCATGTTGGGAATAGTAGATTATGTTTCCTTCGAGAGGAGTCTGTCTACCATCCCAGGGGTTTTCATTGGAGCATTTGTTTACATACTTTCGTAGCCGATTTTCAGCCTCCTGTCGAAGCATGCCTAAACCTTTTTTCTTCGCAGATTCAACAATTTTTCGTTCAATGTCACGCTCCCAATAACCGAGCCGGAAAGCTTCCATCCTAAGCATGCTTGTGGTATAGTCTGCGTCGTCGATATTGTGTGAATCCAATCGATCCCAATCAATTAGTTGTTTGCCGCAATCTACACAAGTTTGACTTCGGTATGAAATTGCGTCATCAAGTTTTTTCCCACGGAAGTCATGGATGAAAGAATGCAACCCGCGTTTACAATCCGAACTTGTGCATGTTAGTCTTCCTAATGGCTTAGTATTTTGCCAATCAGGAACCTCTTCCTTATGCATCCCGTTGTTCCCCCGGCCTTATTGCTTGTTGAAGTAAATCAAGATCAGGTAGAGAAAGCGATCCGAGATCAGCATATTCTAGAAAAATGTTTAACATTATTTCTTTAGGATCTTGGGTAATTTTCCTCTGTAAGTTCTCAGCAATACCCCACAAGCTGTCGTCACCTTCCATAGAATAACGGAAAGCGACATAATTTGCGAGGATATCCGCGCGTACGCCTTCTTTTTCTGCCACAATCCTGATCGCCTCCTTCATTCTGGACCTATCACCACTTGAGACATCACGACATAACTCGGCGAGTCTTTGGGGATTCTTGCCAAGCAAGACAGCAGCTGCAAACAAGTTAGCTACTATCTCCTCTTGAGAAGAATACTCAGGAGCGCCGGGGTCCGAGGCAATGTGAATTTTTTGCTTTGAATCTTGAGCGGCGTGCCAGACTTCATGTAACAAGTCAAACATCCAACGTGATTCAGATGACGTTCTCTGCTTTAGAACAATGACATTTCTGTTATTGATATTGAAGCACGCGGCGTGAAAAGCGCCAGGGTCGTCTAAAGCTATAACAGGAACACCTAGCTCCCAAATGAATCTGGTGAGCGACGCCACACTAAGCGATCCAGACTTCGCAATTATTGTCTCATGAATTACATATGGATCCTTTGGAATAGCCTTCCTAGGCAATTGTTCTGTCGCCTGTGCTATGATCGAAGCAAGGTAATGTGCATAGAAGGTATATGCATTAACACGTAGTTCATTTCGACCTTTCGGTAACTTAAAGCGAACTTCAGGTATTACTGCCGTATTTAACTTAAGTTCCGCATCTCCAAATATTTCCTCAGGAGACCAGTGGAACACTCTCCCAATACGAAGTGCAGCTTGAAGACCCATTAAATCAGATTCGGAGCTATCAACATTCTTTTCCGCTAGATAGTTGGCCAATGATGAAGGCAATATCTTATCCATTATGAAGTTTCGATCTAATCCAACGCGTTCCATTCTCTTGAAGAATGAGGATAGAGGAACTCGACCGGTGGTGAGTTGAAGTCCTTCAGGGCTTGCCATATTAAGTGCTCTTAAGACCTCCTTAATTTTGCCCAGACTAGCAGAAGAATATTCTGTAGATTCCCATCGTTGAATCTGTTGTTCGGCAATATTCAATCTGTCCGCCAATTCTCTTTGGCTAAGGCCCAACGAAATTCGGGCTTTAATCAGTGCTCGTGGAAGTTGTTCAAGCGAATGCAGCTCTATCAGAGGAAGTCTTCCGCCTTGTCTAAGATCCTCATACTCAGTCAATTCTTTCTGAAGTTCTTCAACTTGGTTCTGAATTGCCTCTCTACCGAGCTTAAGAAGAAGGGGATCGATCTTACCGGATATTTCAGATTCCCTCAAAGAGGCTAACTCCGCCGAAAATTTCTCAATATACGATTTAGTTATGCGATATTGTCGTTCATTTTTAATCAAGGTAATCCCCCCAAGTCGATACCGATTATACCCTTCTGTATTCCTCGTCGAGTATCATTCTGAAAGAAATCTAGCCATGTTGAACGACCAGGATTATTTAGACGAATAATAGGATAAAGCTCTCCCAAGAATTTCATTTTTTGAACGCGTTTATCTCTGAGAAGTACTGGATCTACGGTTTTTAGCAATTGCATATCAACCCCACGCGATTCCCATGCGGCATCAAAGTCATTAGGAAATTCTTTGCTGTGGTA contains:
- a CDS encoding DEAD/DEAH box helicase family protein, whose product is MLKAVLRYDRGTIVIEGLAHIPFATRDPRISALRAQAMYYPDIVEYLKQSGIEYDDRIFFSDNNNSMPLDSHYNNKDSSNNLSSSPSSPSLRDYQQRAFDNWVNAGMRGCVVLPTGSGKTLVGVKAIEKANAASLVVVPTLDLMDQWTAVLSKYFFASSSSATTTINRIGNLGGGSEDIQPITVSTYDSAYLRAAFLGNKFRLVVFDEVHHLAAPGYRTIAEQMVAPFRLGLTATIEREDSLHVDLPRLVGGVVYQVTPDVLARQKHLAQYEVERRRVELLPEELVQYKASMQKYHECLNRLLGGGGMTTDAAAARYTISLEKLIMMSGRNPLAREALLARNKAINIALNSKAKLEELKEILAENRGAKTIIFTQYNNMVYEISDRFLVPFITHKTGKDERQDVLKGFKDGRYMAIVTSKVLDEGVDVPDAELGVIVSGTGSAREFIQRLGRLLRPKPRAATAEAKDDGGSKEESKKARLIEIVSSETREETITSAKRKRALKRVQENHNDHDNTEVYGNSVC
- a CDS encoding DUF790 family protein, with amino-acid sequence MLAAPLLRVRTTRNGSIVPLFCTRDEETGLAKRLIQEFEAAWKKRERKAELDDRIAEVESEYNRDFKLVRGLCALLERRCTFESATVSTATTISAATTNVTLVEPAAVRKALFEESSRRGFALTDMERKEIIDIVASRLHLSADAIASIMWSDLDDNLILEKFDAIDAKSLVGWYNLALVQTLLFNCTKLEFSVSGGLNWKRILRRVKRLGLMYYLQQEDHDKSRKRIVCSIEGPLSLFRLTDRYGTALARLLPSIVVLSKGSEWRINAWIMRRTMEGKRTLYEFNLSDSEAPSLLTDPFYYYYNNNNEGSKRGEELQLSPDYFDSAVEEKFARRFEAAAAAGWKLVREPDPLIVSDGRALIPDFMFEKYGKRVYLEIVGFWTPEYLERKLKKLADIIIGNYNAGQATDLFIALNKDLACSNAVLSSLSFHLIPKERLILYGSDAVPIKPVLDYLKSIDKETAEQSISNPNLKAELDRAKDVISIDEIVIENKESNCPSPLPPEVVMKIALRDHGDRYMEVAGTHLISKEKAGRLESLLACIIKFTDACAVLAQNEIPELCQAELVSKLGYDVVWQSMDPGSAVIVKKRNEKKESDAA
- a CDS encoding tyrosine-type recombinase/integrase; its protein translation is MIDSDAIYNYTGKLKAIQRQFKGKEAKLVSDFLNALSDHGLSKGRITYYACRLPKIMKWFRKRRIALKDATKEDCKQCLRDVNSSGDYGGETKSAYAKTLKRLIHFAKTSEIGEKKEGQDYVQEVAWIRPTAYLKQGEKQEIKPSDILTYQELEMLVEAVNKISRYPVRDSAMVICMYEGAFRSGELLRMAIGGVLFKDKVAVISTTGKTGSKTVPLLLSYKPLLEWLQQHPEKDNPDAAVWMGMTRRKVLHYQYLRNLVKDAARQAGIKKKVWNYLLRHTRLTDVARKHPDQILKKYENWKGNTRMVEVYIHLSESDLEDAVLREHGLQQEEKEEKLTLKKCPRCGEGNTIGVKRCVKCGFIIDEQLAMKTVQEEQDVFGSLSKRIERQEEVQDKILEVLGSIARDVEGMKAAEEDDITTST
- a CDS encoding AAA family ATPase, with the protein product MKPLILAFAGRIGSGKSTLSKEISEKMKWRRISFGDYVRSVASDRNLDHSRETLQQLGEALIVELGWKPFCKAVLDFGNWDPSEPLIVDGVRHLEALNAIKDIVYPARVALIFITLPEAERLERIERRDGVGRVGLTAVDSHSTESQVGFQLVELADLKVDGSTPVDKLVAQVTSFLQTV
- a CDS encoding ASCH domain-containing protein, which translates into the protein MREWSLNVLISPSWSADIHTELVRFLSTSVSEDNYWGQYLTPLLKKRSDLPFSLHLAVLVEPYLQFILEGKKTVESRFSSHRVAPYQKVANGDVILLKRSGGPIMGICEVTEVWYYRLDPRSWLDIKREFTNYLCVQDPSFWSDRKHASFATLMRIDKVATLGPLFIEKKDRRGWVILYNRQKNNPLVLDI
- a CDS encoding radical SAM protein, producing the protein MGSEQEVDLSEAPNCGGLGRIRHFKIETSTGWPSNPLPIAPACKALNLPMQDVMRAQVFQNGACNWRCWYCFVPFNLLSADVERSRWVSASDLVNLYLNENDRPSVIDLSGGQPDLIPEWTPWMMEELIARGLQDSVYLWSDDNLSNDYFWRYLSGEQLELVRGYKNYGRVCCFKGFDRESFSFNTLADPDLFDFQFELIRKFIELGIDTYAYVTLTSPADTDRISLKVRNFVDKLQQVHTNLPLRTIPLEIAIFSPVKSRITTSNNDAISRALTNQEVAIQEWNNELRRRYSDNELARPITQVILG
- a CDS encoding DUF4186 family protein gives rise to the protein MLRMEAFRLGYWERDIERKIVESAKKKGLGMLRQEAENRLRKYVNKCSNENPWDGRQTPLEGNIIYYSQHATATCCRKCIEAWHGINRNHPLSDEEIQYLVGLMMYYVEKKLPALAVEASDDINAKEKDKK
- a CDS encoding XRE family transcriptional regulator, which codes for MRESEISGKIDPLLLKLGREAIQNQVEELQKELTEYEDLRQGGRLPLIELHSLEQLPRALIKARISLGLSQRELADRLNIAEQQIQRWESTEYSSASLGKIKEVLRALNMASPEGLQLTTGRVPLSSFFKRMERVGLDRNFIMDKILPSSLANYLAEKNVDSSESDLMGLQAALRIGRVFHWSPEEIFGDAELKLNTAVIPEVRFKLPKGRNELRVNAYTFYAHYLASIIAQATEQLPRKAIPKDPYVIHETIIAKSGSLSVASLTRFIWELGVPVIALDDPGAFHAACFNINNRNVIVLKQRTSSESRWMFDLLHEVWHAAQDSKQKIHIASDPGAPEYSSQEEIVANLFAAAVLLGKNPQRLAELCRDVSSGDRSRMKEAIRIVAEKEGVRADILANYVAFRYSMEGDDSLWGIAENLQRKITQDPKEIMLNIFLEYADLGSLSLPDLDLLQQAIRPGEQRDA